A genomic region of Nymphaea colorata isolate Beijing-Zhang1983 chromosome 2, ASM883128v2, whole genome shotgun sequence contains the following coding sequences:
- the LOC116249021 gene encoding uncharacterized protein LOC116249021 isoform X3 translates to MDSTAPSQDQENVTNLNSSRPNRSLEDQNADYDSGLESGGLSSFEFQRTERSGQHRFMLSPFSKPAPSKWDDTGKWIPTALPSDNQVKSISKAGTAHPQGFQNLVPKKSWFYGSRQPSIPSGPSAKIVTEVPNERVDTKQIDLSQVKREPLMQKFAFTPPVSGPSLEPANLGVESCSSVNKFRDSYPTALVLTEVPVPDSTISFSRHDSSVSVRNATTSIPPSLTVKSVSMRDMGTEMTPIASQEPSRTATPVRATTPTRSPSSSRPSTPGRIAPASSPANSSVSVLDHQVDLPESGLSEKELQTKTRREIAALSAQLGKTNIAAWASKEEEEKDASTSLKITDVEQTPKSVIETRASAWEEAEKAKFMARYKREEVKIQAWENREKAKAEAEMRRIELEVERMKCLAHEKLMNKLAAARHKAEEKFMVAEAKRNQQAAKTAERVDYIRRTGRIPSSFSFCGWCH, encoded by the exons ATGGATAGCACTGCACCCTCACAAGATCAAGAAAACGTTACAAACTTGAATAGTTCAAGGCCAAATAGATCACTGGAAGATCAAAATGCTGATTATGATAGTGGTCTTGAAAGTGGAGGTCTCTCAAGTTTCGAGTTCCAGCGAACTGAGAGGTCTGGTCAGCATCGGTTTATGTTGTCACCGTTTTCCAAGCCAGCACCTTCAAAGTGGGATGATACGGGGAAGTGGATTCCAACAGCATTGCCCAGTGATAATCAGGTGAAGAGCATATCTAAGGCAGGAACTGCTCATCCACAGGGATTTCAAAATTTGGTTCCAAAGAAATCTTGGTTTTATGGAAGTCGCCAGCCTAGCATTCCCAGTGGCCCTTCTGCAAAGATTGTGACAGAAGTTCCAAATGAGCGGGTGGATACCAAACAGATTGATCTCAGTCAAGTGAAGAGGGAGCCCCTCATGCAGAAATTTGCTTTTACTCCACCTGTGTCAGGACCTTCACTAGAACCAGCTAATTTGGGGGTTGAATCTTGTTCCTCTGTCAATAAATTTCGAGATTCATATCCTACAGCTTTGGTCCTAACAGAGGTTCCTGTTCCAGACTCAACAA TAAGTTTCAGCAGGCATGATTCATCTGTTTCTGTTCGTAATGCAACTACTTCTATTCCACCTTCATTGACAGTAAAGTCTGTATCAATGAGAGATATGGGCACAGAAATGACTCCAATTGCTAGTCAAGAACCTTCAAGGACTGCAACACCTGTTAGGGCTACAACACCAACAAGAAGTCCTTCTTCATCTCGGCCATCAACTCCTGGCCGAATTGCACCTGCATCTTCTCCTGCAAATTCATCTGTTAGTGTTTTAGATCATCAGGTGGACCTCCCAGAAAGTGGACTATCTGAGAAAGAATTGCAGACAAAAACTAGAAGAGAGATAGCAGCTCTTAGTGCACAGCTTGGTAAGACGAACATTGCTGCATGGGCTAgcaaagaagaggaggagaaagatgCTTCGACCTCCCTTAAGATAACTGATGTAGAACAGACACCTAAAAGTGTTATTGAGACCCGTGCATCAGCTTGGGAGGAAGCAGAGAAGGCAAAGTTCATGGCCAG GTACAAACGTGAAGAGGTCAAGATACAAGCATGGGAGAACCGTGAGAAGGCAAAGGCAGAGGCAGAAATGAGGAGAATAGAG TTAGAAGTTGAGAGGATGAAGTGCCTTGCTCATGAAAAGCTGATGAACAAGCTCGCTGCAGCAAGGCACAAAGCTGAAGAAAAGTTTATGGTAGCAGAAGCCAAAAGAAACCAACAGGCTGCTAAGACAGCTGAGCGAGTAGATTACATCCGGAGGACTGGGCGGATTCCgtcctctttttccttctgtGGCTGGTGCCATTGA
- the LOC116249294 gene encoding nascent polypeptide-associated complex subunit beta-like, producing the protein MNREKLMKMAGAVRTGGKGSMRRKKKAVHKTTTTDDKRLQSTLKRIGVNAIPAIEEVNIFKDDIVIQFLNPKVQASIAANTWVVSGSPQTKKLQDLLPGIINQLGPDNLDNLRKLAEQFQKQEPGAAKPDDDDDDDDVPELVAGQTFEAAANDGAAS; encoded by the exons ATGAATAGGGAGAAATTAATGAAGATGGCTGGTGCTGTCCGCACCGGCGGGAAGGGTAGCATGAGAAG AAAGAAGAAGGCCGTACATAAAACCACAACGACCGATGATAAAAGGCTTCAGAGCACCCTGAAGAGGATTGGAGTAAATGCAATCCCAGCTATTGAAGAGGTTAACATATTTAAGGATGATATTGTTATCCAGTTCTTAAATCCGAAag TACAAGCTTCTATTGCTGCCAATACTTGGGTGGTTAGTGGATCTCCTCAGACGAAAA AGTTACAAGATCTTCTGCCTGGGATCATCAACCAACTTG GACCTGACAATCTGGACAATCTGAGGAAACTTGCTGAGCAATTCCAGAAACAAGAACCTGGTGCAGCTAAgcctgatgatgatgatgatgatgatgatgttccAGAACTTGTCGCAGGGCAGACATTTGAAGCTGCAGCAAATGATGGTGCAGCCTCATAG
- the LOC116249021 gene encoding uncharacterized protein LOC116249021 isoform X2, whose protein sequence is MEYKRIEKIQSGIVSPSKLRLKLLHVQKKRREEENAGTACSPLPNENDELEDQGASSDCKDLGVVHAENSTLVGDDTCGDSIPVMDSTAPSQDQENVTNLNSSRPNRSLEDQNADYDSGLESGGLSSFEFQRTERSGQHRFMLSPFSKPAPSKWDDTGKWIPTALPSDNQVKSISKAGTAHPQGFQNLVPKKSWFYGSRQPSIPSGPSAKIVTEVPNERVDTKQIDLSQVKREPLMQKFAFTPPVSGPSLEPANLGVESCSSVNKFRDSYPTALVLTEVPVPDSTIKSVSMRDMGTEMTPIASQEPSRTATPVRATTPTRSPSSSRPSTPGRIAPASSPANSSVSVLDHQVDLPESGLSEKELQTKTRREIAALSAQLGKTNIAAWASKEEEEKDASTSLKITDVEQTPKSVIETRASAWEEAEKAKFMARYKREEVKIQAWENREKAKAEAEMRRIELEVERMKCLAHEKLMNKLAAARHKAEEKFMVAEAKRNQQAAKTAERVDYIRRTGRIPSSFSFCGWCH, encoded by the exons ATGGAATACAAAAGGATAGAGAAGATCCAG TCAGGAATTGTCTCCCCTAGCAAATTGAGGCTTAAGCTTCTGCAcgttcagaagaaaagaagagaagaggaaaatgcTGGAACTGCATGTTCACCACTCCCTAATGAGAATGACGAGTTGGAGGAtcaag GGGCCAGCAGTGACTGCAAGGATTTGGGTGTTGTACACGCTGAAAATTCCACTTTAGTGGGTGATGATACATGTGGAGATTCAATTCCTGTAATGGATAGCACTGCACCCTCACAAGATCAAGAAAACGTTACAAACTTGAATAGTTCAAGGCCAAATAGATCACTGGAAGATCAAAATGCTGATTATGATAGTGGTCTTGAAAGTGGAGGTCTCTCAAGTTTCGAGTTCCAGCGAACTGAGAGGTCTGGTCAGCATCGGTTTATGTTGTCACCGTTTTCCAAGCCAGCACCTTCAAAGTGGGATGATACGGGGAAGTGGATTCCAACAGCATTGCCCAGTGATAATCAGGTGAAGAGCATATCTAAGGCAGGAACTGCTCATCCACAGGGATTTCAAAATTTGGTTCCAAAGAAATCTTGGTTTTATGGAAGTCGCCAGCCTAGCATTCCCAGTGGCCCTTCTGCAAAGATTGTGACAGAAGTTCCAAATGAGCGGGTGGATACCAAACAGATTGATCTCAGTCAAGTGAAGAGGGAGCCCCTCATGCAGAAATTTGCTTTTACTCCACCTGTGTCAGGACCTTCACTAGAACCAGCTAATTTGGGGGTTGAATCTTGTTCCTCTGTCAATAAATTTCGAGATTCATATCCTACAGCTTTGGTCCTAACAGAGGTTCCTGTTCCAGACTCAACAA TAAAGTCTGTATCAATGAGAGATATGGGCACAGAAATGACTCCAATTGCTAGTCAAGAACCTTCAAGGACTGCAACACCTGTTAGGGCTACAACACCAACAAGAAGTCCTTCTTCATCTCGGCCATCAACTCCTGGCCGAATTGCACCTGCATCTTCTCCTGCAAATTCATCTGTTAGTGTTTTAGATCATCAGGTGGACCTCCCAGAAAGTGGACTATCTGAGAAAGAATTGCAGACAAAAACTAGAAGAGAGATAGCAGCTCTTAGTGCACAGCTTGGTAAGACGAACATTGCTGCATGGGCTAgcaaagaagaggaggagaaagatgCTTCGACCTCCCTTAAGATAACTGATGTAGAACAGACACCTAAAAGTGTTATTGAGACCCGTGCATCAGCTTGGGAGGAAGCAGAGAAGGCAAAGTTCATGGCCAG GTACAAACGTGAAGAGGTCAAGATACAAGCATGGGAGAACCGTGAGAAGGCAAAGGCAGAGGCAGAAATGAGGAGAATAGAG TTAGAAGTTGAGAGGATGAAGTGCCTTGCTCATGAAAAGCTGATGAACAAGCTCGCTGCAGCAAGGCACAAAGCTGAAGAAAAGTTTATGGTAGCAGAAGCCAAAAGAAACCAACAGGCTGCTAAGACAGCTGAGCGAGTAGATTACATCCGGAGGACTGGGCGGATTCCgtcctctttttccttctgtGGCTGGTGCCATTGA
- the LOC116249021 gene encoding uncharacterized protein LOC116249021 isoform X1, with product MEYKRIEKIQSGIVSPSKLRLKLLHVQKKRREEENAGTACSPLPNENDELEDQGASSDCKDLGVVHAENSTLVGDDTCGDSIPVMDSTAPSQDQENVTNLNSSRPNRSLEDQNADYDSGLESGGLSSFEFQRTERSGQHRFMLSPFSKPAPSKWDDTGKWIPTALPSDNQVKSISKAGTAHPQGFQNLVPKKSWFYGSRQPSIPSGPSAKIVTEVPNERVDTKQIDLSQVKREPLMQKFAFTPPVSGPSLEPANLGVESCSSVNKFRDSYPTALVLTEVPVPDSTISFSRHDSSVSVRNATTSIPPSLTVKSVSMRDMGTEMTPIASQEPSRTATPVRATTPTRSPSSSRPSTPGRIAPASSPANSSVSVLDHQVDLPESGLSEKELQTKTRREIAALSAQLGKTNIAAWASKEEEEKDASTSLKITDVEQTPKSVIETRASAWEEAEKAKFMARYKREEVKIQAWENREKAKAEAEMRRIELEVERMKCLAHEKLMNKLAAARHKAEEKFMVAEAKRNQQAAKTAERVDYIRRTGRIPSSFSFCGWCH from the exons ATGGAATACAAAAGGATAGAGAAGATCCAG TCAGGAATTGTCTCCCCTAGCAAATTGAGGCTTAAGCTTCTGCAcgttcagaagaaaagaagagaagaggaaaatgcTGGAACTGCATGTTCACCACTCCCTAATGAGAATGACGAGTTGGAGGAtcaag GGGCCAGCAGTGACTGCAAGGATTTGGGTGTTGTACACGCTGAAAATTCCACTTTAGTGGGTGATGATACATGTGGAGATTCAATTCCTGTAATGGATAGCACTGCACCCTCACAAGATCAAGAAAACGTTACAAACTTGAATAGTTCAAGGCCAAATAGATCACTGGAAGATCAAAATGCTGATTATGATAGTGGTCTTGAAAGTGGAGGTCTCTCAAGTTTCGAGTTCCAGCGAACTGAGAGGTCTGGTCAGCATCGGTTTATGTTGTCACCGTTTTCCAAGCCAGCACCTTCAAAGTGGGATGATACGGGGAAGTGGATTCCAACAGCATTGCCCAGTGATAATCAGGTGAAGAGCATATCTAAGGCAGGAACTGCTCATCCACAGGGATTTCAAAATTTGGTTCCAAAGAAATCTTGGTTTTATGGAAGTCGCCAGCCTAGCATTCCCAGTGGCCCTTCTGCAAAGATTGTGACAGAAGTTCCAAATGAGCGGGTGGATACCAAACAGATTGATCTCAGTCAAGTGAAGAGGGAGCCCCTCATGCAGAAATTTGCTTTTACTCCACCTGTGTCAGGACCTTCACTAGAACCAGCTAATTTGGGGGTTGAATCTTGTTCCTCTGTCAATAAATTTCGAGATTCATATCCTACAGCTTTGGTCCTAACAGAGGTTCCTGTTCCAGACTCAACAA TAAGTTTCAGCAGGCATGATTCATCTGTTTCTGTTCGTAATGCAACTACTTCTATTCCACCTTCATTGACAGTAAAGTCTGTATCAATGAGAGATATGGGCACAGAAATGACTCCAATTGCTAGTCAAGAACCTTCAAGGACTGCAACACCTGTTAGGGCTACAACACCAACAAGAAGTCCTTCTTCATCTCGGCCATCAACTCCTGGCCGAATTGCACCTGCATCTTCTCCTGCAAATTCATCTGTTAGTGTTTTAGATCATCAGGTGGACCTCCCAGAAAGTGGACTATCTGAGAAAGAATTGCAGACAAAAACTAGAAGAGAGATAGCAGCTCTTAGTGCACAGCTTGGTAAGACGAACATTGCTGCATGGGCTAgcaaagaagaggaggagaaagatgCTTCGACCTCCCTTAAGATAACTGATGTAGAACAGACACCTAAAAGTGTTATTGAGACCCGTGCATCAGCTTGGGAGGAAGCAGAGAAGGCAAAGTTCATGGCCAG GTACAAACGTGAAGAGGTCAAGATACAAGCATGGGAGAACCGTGAGAAGGCAAAGGCAGAGGCAGAAATGAGGAGAATAGAG TTAGAAGTTGAGAGGATGAAGTGCCTTGCTCATGAAAAGCTGATGAACAAGCTCGCTGCAGCAAGGCACAAAGCTGAAGAAAAGTTTATGGTAGCAGAAGCCAAAAGAAACCAACAGGCTGCTAAGACAGCTGAGCGAGTAGATTACATCCGGAGGACTGGGCGGATTCCgtcctctttttccttctgtGGCTGGTGCCATTGA